In one window of Methanoculleus chikugoensis DNA:
- a CDS encoding CTP synthase, translating to MKYIVVTGGVMSGLGKGITTASIGRLLKNRGYLVTAVKIDPYLNIDAGTMNPAQHGEVFVLSDGGEVDLDLGNYERFLDINLKSIHNITTGKVYRNVIEKERRGDFLGATVQIIPHITDEIKHCISCAAEEAVNGGKVADICMVEVGGTVGDIESMPFLEAVRQMHGELAPEEMILVHVTLVPMDTMGDFKTKPTQHSVKALRELGLQPDIIVARSSDVIGPQTKKKISTFTDVPVKAVVSAKDAPDIYQIPMELEKEGLADVVCNYLSLNNREPDPAWYRVVSQEYTNRVTVAIVSKYGIEDVYMSIKESLKHAGRALSTEVKIRWLDAETFEIRDLADVDGILIPGGFGKRGIEGKIRAIRYARENKKPYLGLCLGFQLSVIEYARHVLGIEDATSEEMGEGAHVIAILPEQEGVSELGGTMRLGNCDVVLKEGTRVAGLYGRTAIVERHRHRYEVNPEFIADLEGAGLVFSGSCGPRMEVCEIPEHPFYLATQFHPEFRSSPTKPSPPYIGFVEACKKNKSSEIR from the coding sequence TTGAAGTATATCGTTGTAACCGGCGGCGTCATGAGCGGGCTCGGGAAAGGCATCACCACCGCATCCATCGGCCGCCTCTTGAAAAACCGCGGCTACCTGGTAACGGCGGTGAAGATCGACCCGTACCTGAACATCGACGCCGGCACCATGAACCCCGCCCAGCACGGTGAAGTCTTCGTCCTCTCCGACGGCGGGGAAGTCGACCTCGACTTAGGCAACTACGAGCGGTTCCTGGACATCAACCTCAAGTCGATCCACAACATCACGACGGGCAAGGTCTACCGGAACGTCATCGAGAAAGAGCGGCGCGGGGACTTCCTCGGGGCGACTGTCCAGATCATCCCCCACATCACCGACGAGATCAAGCACTGCATCAGCTGCGCGGCCGAGGAAGCGGTCAACGGCGGCAAGGTTGCCGACATCTGCATGGTTGAGGTCGGCGGCACGGTGGGCGACATCGAGAGCATGCCGTTCCTTGAGGCCGTACGGCAGATGCACGGCGAACTCGCGCCGGAAGAGATGATCCTGGTTCACGTCACCCTGGTCCCGATGGACACGATGGGGGACTTCAAGACCAAACCCACGCAGCACTCGGTGAAGGCGCTCCGCGAACTCGGGCTGCAGCCCGACATCATCGTCGCGAGAAGCAGCGACGTGATCGGGCCGCAGACGAAGAAGAAGATATCCACCTTCACCGACGTCCCGGTAAAAGCCGTCGTCTCCGCAAAGGACGCACCGGACATCTACCAGATCCCGATGGAGCTGGAGAAAGAAGGGCTCGCGGACGTCGTCTGCAATTACCTCTCCCTCAATAACCGGGAACCGGATCCCGCGTGGTACCGGGTCGTCTCGCAGGAGTACACGAACCGGGTGACGGTCGCCATCGTCAGCAAGTACGGGATCGAGGACGTCTACATGTCCATCAAGGAGTCGCTCAAGCACGCCGGAAGAGCGCTCTCCACCGAGGTGAAGATCCGCTGGCTGGACGCGGAGACGTTCGAGATCCGCGATCTCGCCGATGTCGACGGCATCCTGATCCCGGGCGGGTTCGGGAAGCGCGGCATTGAGGGGAAGATCCGGGCGATCCGGTACGCCCGCGAGAACAAAAAGCCCTATCTCGGCCTCTGCCTCGGGTTCCAGCTCTCGGTGATCGAGTACGCGCGGCACGTCCTCGGCATCGAGGACGCCACGAGCGAAGAGATGGGTGAGGGGGCGCACGTCATCGCCATCCTGCCCGAGCAGGAGGGCGTCAGCGAACTCGGGGGCACGATGCGTCTCGGGAACTGCGACGTCGTCCTGAAAGAGGGGACGAGAGTGGCCGGTCTCTACGGCAGAACGGCAATCGTGGAGCGGCACCGCCACCGCTACGAGGTGAACCCGGAGTTCATCGCCGACCTCGAAGGCGCCGGGCTCGTCTTCTCGGGCTCCTGCGGGCCGCGGATGGAGGTCTGCGAGATCCCGGAGCACCCATTCTATCTCGCGACGCAGTTCCACCCTGAGTTCAGATCGAGCCCGACAAAACCCTCCCCGCCCTACATCGGCTTTGTAGAGGCATGCAAGAAGAATAAATCATCAGAGATCAGGTGA
- a CDS encoding acetylornithine transaminase: MAEDSRVLDARYYMPAFSRAMKIVRGAGSRVWDDQGREYIDCVAGIAVCSTGHCHPKVVEAICNQAHELIHCSNLYYIPNQAELAERLVGISGLSKAFFSNSGAEANDGAIKLARVRTGRKKFAAFNHGFHGRTCGSLAVTHKPAIREPFEPLSVPCTFVDYGDLDALAGAVDKDTAGVFVEPIQGEAGVLIPPDEFLRGIREICDDTGALMIVDEVQTGMGRTGKWFAFQHSGVTPDIVTTAKGLASGFPIGALVAREELEFKKGEHGSTFAGGPLACAAALATIGVIEEILPDVTRKGERFMKGLARHNPRGRGLIVGISVGDRCPEVQQTCAANGVLVNCAADGNLRLIPPLVITDEEIDAAVGVIDAALD, encoded by the coding sequence ATGGCAGAAGACTCACGCGTGCTTGACGCACGCTACTACATGCCCGCGTTCAGCCGGGCGATGAAGATCGTCCGCGGCGCGGGGTCGCGCGTCTGGGACGACCAGGGACGGGAGTATATCGACTGCGTGGCGGGTATTGCGGTCTGCAGCACCGGCCACTGCCACCCGAAGGTCGTCGAGGCGATCTGCAATCAGGCTCACGAACTGATCCACTGCTCGAACCTCTACTACATCCCGAACCAGGCGGAACTCGCGGAGAGACTCGTCGGGATCTCGGGGCTCTCGAAGGCGTTCTTCTCGAACTCCGGCGCGGAGGCGAACGACGGCGCGATAAAACTCGCCCGCGTCCGGACGGGGAGGAAGAAGTTCGCCGCATTCAACCACGGGTTCCACGGCCGGACCTGCGGATCACTCGCCGTCACCCACAAGCCCGCCATCAGGGAACCGTTCGAGCCGCTCTCGGTTCCCTGCACCTTCGTCGACTACGGCGACCTCGACGCCCTTGCGGGTGCGGTCGATAAGGATACCGCCGGGGTCTTCGTCGAGCCGATCCAGGGCGAGGCCGGGGTGCTGATCCCGCCCGACGAGTTCCTCCGGGGTATCCGGGAGATCTGCGACGATACCGGCGCGCTGATGATCGTCGACGAGGTGCAGACCGGGATGGGCCGGACCGGGAAATGGTTCGCCTTCCAGCACTCGGGCGTCACCCCCGACATCGTCACGACCGCAAAGGGGCTCGCGAGCGGGTTCCCCATCGGTGCGCTCGTCGCCCGCGAGGAACTCGAGTTCAAGAAGGGCGAACACGGGAGTACGTTTGCCGGAGGCCCGCTCGCCTGCGCGGCGGCGCTCGCGACGATCGGCGTCATCGAGGAGATCCTCCCCGATGTGACCCGGAAGGGCGAGCGGTTCATGAAGGGCCTTGCCCGCCACAACCCCCGGGGCCGCGGCCTGATCGTCGGCATATCGGTCGGCGACCGGTGCCCGGAGGTGCAGCAGACCTGCGCCGCGAACGGGGTGCTTGTCAACTGCGCTGCCGACGGGAACCTCCGGCTGATCCCGCCGCTCGTGATCACGGACGAGGAGATCGACGCAGCCGTCGGTGTCATCGATGCAGCGCTTGATTAG
- a CDS encoding PaaI family thioesterase, whose translation MGYIDELKRVGRDANPFFKLMGIDVDEYGDGRARLSMEVRPDMLNGAGWLQGGIYVALADEAIALALYTLLSENERIATIDEHTSFMKGVSTGAIVATGRVVRKGRRVAFADGEVRSAADDTLLTRTSTSFAVIEG comes from the coding sequence GTGGGCTACATTGACGAACTAAAACGGGTCGGGAGGGACGCGAATCCCTTCTTCAAACTGATGGGGATAGATGTAGACGAATACGGCGACGGGCGGGCGCGCCTCAGCATGGAGGTCCGGCCGGATATGCTGAACGGCGCCGGGTGGCTCCAGGGCGGGATCTACGTGGCGCTCGCCGACGAGGCGATTGCGCTTGCGCTGTATACGCTTCTCTCAGAAAATGAGAGGATCGCCACGATCGACGAGCATACCAGTTTCATGAAGGGCGTCAGCACGGGGGCGATCGTCGCCACCGGGCGGGTCGTCCGCAAAGGCCGCCGGGTGGCGTTTGCAGACGGGGAGGTCAGGAGCGCGGCGGACGATACCCTCCTTACCCGGACGTCGACATCGTTCGCGGTCATCGAGGGGTAG
- a CDS encoding PAS domain S-box protein, whose amino-acid sequence MTGNKTTRDGARESPDLGADTCLSILRETPDGLVLVDGEGRCRYLNPAFTRITGYTPEDVPTLAQWFERAHPNPAYRRKVQGPGEELFSGARDLLVASVVCRDGRVRDIELRRAAVEGGYVLLAVRDVTEQSLAEENLRQATSELTAVIEAFPDLFVRLNADGTILEVRAGRLAETPFISQVHLGRRVQDLLPAGVGEALSGALQEVVRTNTPAAPLEFSRTKVGEVRHYEARVMPLRELHLMVIIREITERKLAEEELHRHREHLEELVAERTAELERTNKQLEQLLYYIEMTERKAAENWLDSPVELDSPGMDEPGEARITTDAAGTVVIVDMAAERLTGYAGDELAGKPVWSLFTGGDLRELLSREVLEQGRSAEYALIVSLVRKDGSKEAVRVSGDPIADGSGTVIGMVCTFYKA is encoded by the coding sequence ATGACGGGAAACAAGACAACCCGGGACGGCGCCCGCGAATCGCCGGACCTTGGAGCGGATACCTGCCTCTCGATCCTCCGTGAGACGCCGGACGGCCTCGTTCTGGTGGACGGCGAAGGCAGATGCCGGTACCTGAACCCGGCGTTCACCCGGATTACCGGGTATACTCCGGAGGATGTTCCGACGCTCGCTCAATGGTTCGAGCGTGCCCACCCGAACCCGGCGTACCGCCGGAAGGTGCAGGGACCGGGGGAGGAACTGTTCTCAGGCGCCCGGGACCTCCTGGTTGCCAGCGTGGTCTGCCGGGACGGCAGGGTGCGCGATATCGAGCTCCGGCGGGCGGCGGTCGAGGGCGGCTATGTCCTGCTCGCCGTCCGGGACGTCACCGAGCAGTCCCTGGCCGAGGAGAACCTCAGGCAGGCGACATCCGAGTTGACCGCGGTGATCGAGGCGTTCCCCGATCTCTTCGTCCGGTTGAACGCCGACGGCACGATCCTCGAAGTCAGGGCAGGGAGGCTCGCGGAGACGCCGTTCATCTCCCAGGTGCACCTCGGGCGGCGGGTGCAGGATCTGCTCCCCGCCGGGGTGGGCGAGGCGCTTTCGGGTGCGTTGCAGGAGGTCGTCAGGACGAATACGCCCGCAGCACCCCTCGAGTTCAGTCGCACGAAAGTCGGGGAAGTCCGGCACTACGAGGCCCGCGTCATGCCGCTCCGGGAGCTGCACCTGATGGTCATCATCAGGGAGATCACGGAGCGCAAGTTGGCGGAGGAGGAGCTGCACCGCCACCGCGAGCACCTGGAGGAACTCGTCGCCGAACGGACCGCCGAACTCGAGCGCACGAACAAGCAGCTCGAGCAATTGCTCTACTACATCGAGATGACCGAGCGCAAAGCCGCGGAGAACTGGCTGGACTCACCGGTCGAACTGGATTCCCCCGGGATGGACGAGCCCGGAGAGGCGAGGATCACGACCGACGCCGCCGGGACGGTCGTCATCGTGGATATGGCGGCCGAACGCCTCACCGGCTACGCGGGGGACGAACTGGCCGGGAAGCCGGTCTGGTCGCTCTTTACGGGCGGCGATCTCCGGGAACTTCTCTCCCGGGAGGTGCTGGAGCAGGGCCGGTCGGCGGAGTACGCACTGATCGTGAGTCTCGTGAGAAAAGACGGGTCGAAAGAGGCCGTCCGTGTCTCCGGCGACCCGATCGCCGACGGCTCCGGCACCGTGATCGGGATGGTCTGCACCTTTTACAAGGCGTGA
- the guaA gene encoding glutamine-hydrolyzing GMP synthase — translation MVNVEKFIDRAVREICDAAGEDKVVMALSGGVDSSVCAALATRAIGDRLVPIYVDTGLMRKGETDRIRSLFADANLRVVDAADEFFEALAGIVDPEEKRKAIGEKFVRIFEREAKRTGATMLLQGTIYPDRIESEGGIKSHHNVGGMPLDIEFKGVIEPLADLYKDEVREVAGGLGLPAEIQHRMPFPGPGLAVRVLGEVTKEKVAIAREANAIVEECLVEEFRPWQCFAALIGLGTGVKGDVRLHGWIVAVRAVQSRDGMTADPLLLPYETLSRMATRITAEIPGVSRVVYDVTPKPPATIEYE, via the coding sequence ATGGTAAACGTCGAGAAGTTTATCGACCGGGCAGTCAGAGAGATATGCGATGCTGCCGGCGAGGATAAGGTCGTGATGGCGCTCTCCGGCGGCGTGGACTCGTCGGTCTGCGCGGCGCTCGCGACCCGCGCGATAGGCGACCGCCTTGTCCCGATATACGTGGATACCGGCCTCATGCGGAAGGGGGAGACCGATCGCATCCGGTCGCTCTTTGCCGACGCGAACCTCCGTGTCGTGGATGCCGCGGACGAGTTCTTCGAGGCTCTCGCGGGCATCGTCGATCCCGAGGAGAAGCGCAAGGCCATCGGTGAGAAGTTCGTCCGGATCTTCGAGCGGGAAGCGAAGCGGACCGGCGCGACGATGCTCCTGCAGGGGACGATCTACCCCGACCGCATCGAGAGCGAAGGGGGCATCAAGAGCCACCACAACGTCGGCGGCATGCCCCTCGATATCGAGTTCAAAGGCGTCATCGAGCCGCTTGCCGACCTCTACAAGGACGAGGTCCGCGAGGTCGCCGGCGGGCTCGGGCTCCCGGCGGAGATCCAGCACCGGATGCCCTTCCCGGGCCCGGGGCTCGCCGTCCGGGTGCTCGGAGAGGTGACGAAGGAGAAGGTCGCGATCGCCCGGGAGGCGAACGCCATCGTCGAGGAGTGCCTGGTGGAGGAGTTCCGGCCCTGGCAATGTTTCGCGGCACTGATCGGGCTCGGGACCGGGGTCAAGGGAGACGTCCGGCTCCACGGCTGGATCGTCGCCGTCCGGGCTGTTCAGTCGCGGGACGGGATGACCGCCGACCCGCTGCTCCTGCCCTACGAGACGCTGTCGCGGATGGCGACCCGGATCACCGCCGAGATCCCCGGGGTCTCCCGGGTCGTCTACGACGTCACCCCGAAACCCCCCGCGACGATCGAGTATGAGTGA